A single window of Acidimicrobiia bacterium DNA harbors:
- a CDS encoding 2-dehydropantoate 2-reductase, translating to MAFRKIVVVGTGAIGSSVAADLTDAGHDVTIIDQWPAHVEKMRLDGLRINMPDLALHVSVNANHICDLASIKPMFDLAIICVKSYDTKWAAQLIEPYLAKDGVLVGIQNSMNDDAHAEIVGRDRTIGCAIELSGDIYEPGIVTRNTSRSGTWLTVGELDGSVTARAEMLADLLSAVARTEVSTNIYGSKWTKLVANTMVMGPFGLFGLRNAEAARLPGMREISVSLGKESVAVGKALGYRLEPVFGLSAEEFSGGTDEVLLKAMDTLNAHVGEDAVTAVVQDQRKGRRSEYEFITGLIVKKGAEVNVRTPANSAVFEIYGQIDRGQLEMSPDNLDRLKMLMSED from the coding sequence ATGGCTTTCAGAAAGATTGTTGTCGTCGGAACCGGCGCGATCGGTTCGAGTGTTGCCGCCGATCTCACCGACGCAGGCCACGATGTAACCATCATTGACCAGTGGCCCGCGCATGTTGAGAAGATGCGGTTAGACGGCCTCCGTATCAACATGCCAGACCTCGCCCTGCATGTTTCTGTGAATGCCAATCACATCTGTGATCTGGCTTCCATTAAACCGATGTTTGATCTTGCGATCATTTGCGTGAAGTCGTACGACACCAAATGGGCCGCGCAGTTGATTGAACCGTATCTTGCGAAAGACGGCGTACTGGTCGGCATCCAGAACTCGATGAACGATGATGCGCATGCTGAGATCGTTGGTCGTGATCGGACTATCGGATGTGCCATCGAGTTGTCGGGTGACATCTATGAACCGGGCATCGTGACCCGCAACACCTCGCGTTCGGGGACCTGGCTAACCGTTGGCGAACTGGACGGCTCCGTTACGGCCCGGGCCGAAATGTTGGCCGATCTCCTGTCGGCGGTTGCCAGAACGGAAGTGTCGACGAACATTTACGGCTCGAAGTGGACCAAGTTGGTCGCCAACACCATGGTCATGGGGCCGTTTGGATTGTTTGGACTCCGCAACGCGGAGGCCGCCCGGCTGCCAGGTATGCGCGAGATCTCGGTGAGTTTGGGGAAAGAGTCCGTTGCGGTCGGAAAAGCCCTCGGATATCGGCTTGAGCCTGTGTTTGGTTTGAGCGCTGAAGAGTTCAGTGGCGGAACCGACGAAGTACTCCTCAAGGCAATGGACACGCTCAATGCCCATGTTGGCGAAGACGCCGTAACCGCCGTCGTGCAAGATCAGCGGAAGGGGCGACGCAGCGAGTATGAGTTCATCACAGGTCTCATCGTCAAGAAGGGTGCCGAGGTTAATGTTCGAACCCCCGCCAACTCGGCGGTCTTCGAGATCTACGGCCAGATTGACCGTGGGCAACTCGAGATGAGCCCTGACAATCTCGATCGGCTCAAGATGTTGATGAGCGAAGATTGA
- a CDS encoding mandelate racemase/muconate lactonizing enzyme family protein, giving the protein MKITKVEAMHVTIPMTSPFRKAGRVQHDADNALVRIETDTGLVGWGEAASAPLLTGDTGARIAASIAYLADLVIGQDPQSVSAIHTRISGAMANNQSAVCAIDMAIYDIAGKHLGVPVFQLIGGRARDTLPASLGVNADPSDAEKAGEWQQRGVQAFKAKVSVAEPAFEQAALREIRAAIGPDVPFAIDANGAWSPAEALRFLEAVADVDLAFCEQPIAPGSLSRLRSVAERSPVPIYTDESFNEPADLIAHAEVGVAGVSMKTIKMGGITGFMSAAYLARLLRLGVNVAGKSATSSIGGSAMLHIGTALPEMSGGIGLSNHKLVDDLVFNPVGVANGELRVPEGDGLGVEVDEAVVKRYVKWSEQVSA; this is encoded by the coding sequence TTGAAGATCACCAAAGTGGAGGCCATGCACGTCACCATTCCGATGACGTCTCCGTTTCGCAAAGCGGGCCGTGTCCAGCACGATGCCGATAATGCACTCGTCAGAATCGAAACTGACACAGGCCTGGTGGGATGGGGAGAAGCGGCCTCAGCGCCACTCCTAACCGGCGACACAGGTGCCCGGATTGCGGCTTCCATCGCCTATCTGGCCGACCTTGTCATCGGGCAAGATCCGCAGTCGGTGTCGGCAATCCATACCCGGATCTCAGGAGCCATGGCCAACAATCAGAGCGCGGTTTGCGCCATCGACATGGCTATCTACGACATCGCCGGCAAACATCTTGGTGTGCCGGTCTTCCAACTCATCGGAGGGCGGGCCCGGGACACGCTTCCTGCCTCACTTGGCGTCAATGCCGACCCGAGCGATGCGGAGAAAGCCGGCGAGTGGCAACAGCGCGGGGTCCAGGCATTCAAGGCAAAAGTGTCAGTCGCCGAACCAGCCTTTGAACAAGCTGCCCTCCGAGAGATTCGGGCGGCGATCGGTCCCGATGTTCCTTTTGCCATCGACGCCAACGGTGCCTGGTCGCCGGCCGAGGCGTTACGGTTCCTGGAGGCGGTTGCTGACGTCGACCTGGCGTTCTGTGAGCAGCCGATTGCCCCGGGGAGTTTGAGCCGGTTGAGGTCGGTCGCCGAACGCAGTCCGGTACCGATCTACACCGACGAGTCGTTCAATGAACCTGCCGACCTGATCGCCCACGCGGAAGTTGGCGTGGCCGGAGTGAGCATGAAGACCATCAAGATGGGTGGGATCACGGGATTCATGTCGGCGGCCTATCTGGCTCGATTGTTGCGATTGGGCGTGAATGTGGCCGGCAAGTCGGCGACGTCGAGTATCGGGGGATCGGCCATGCTTCACATCGGCACCGCGTTACCAGAGATGAGTGGGGGAATCGGACTGAGCAATCACAAACTGGTTGATGATCTGGTGTTCAACCCGGTCGGGGTGGCGAACGGGGAATTGCGGGTCCCCGAGGGTGACGGCCTGGGTGTCGAGGTTGATGAGGCCGTCGTAAAGCGGTACGTGAAGTGGAGCGAGCAGGTCTCGGCGTGA
- a CDS encoding Gfo/Idh/MocA family oxidoreductase — protein MARNRRDIGIGVVGTGKIGLQRARLAAQHPSVDFLALMDADHGRAVGVGEDLDADLVAETVEELASDERVDAIVISTSEPNHTGPALAAIASGKPVLIEKPLALTLEDADQIVAAAEAADVDVRVGYSMRYLQKYSVGWDNVASGMIGDVVGLTGRVYSSRAQGLAILNRSAVATPVVDIATYLVDVACWYLAPQVPVEVVARGHGTVFREHGFDVDDVAWAMIRFSNGTVVDIGVCYMLPMGFPTTGQSIRFEVFGTEGALLIDDDHRDQMLFSERGYRNSYATNQELNFAFLGSRTTGEWVGDTMFGRLANETRSWIDYLASGSDCYLTTVQEARRVVAVTSAIEQSLATGESVPIDQG, from the coding sequence GTGGCCCGGAATAGGCGCGATATCGGAATTGGTGTTGTAGGTACCGGAAAGATCGGGCTCCAACGAGCCCGGCTGGCCGCTCAGCACCCGTCGGTTGACTTTCTGGCGTTGATGGACGCAGATCACGGTAGGGCCGTCGGCGTCGGAGAGGATCTTGATGCCGATCTGGTAGCAGAGACGGTCGAGGAGCTGGCTTCAGACGAGCGGGTTGACGCCATTGTCATCTCCACCTCAGAGCCCAATCACACCGGACCCGCTCTGGCGGCAATCGCTTCTGGAAAACCGGTACTCATCGAGAAGCCGCTCGCCCTGACACTTGAAGATGCCGACCAGATTGTTGCTGCGGCCGAGGCAGCCGACGTGGATGTTCGGGTCGGTTACTCGATGCGATACCTGCAGAAGTATTCAGTTGGCTGGGACAATGTCGCCTCCGGGATGATCGGCGATGTGGTTGGTCTCACCGGGCGGGTTTACAGTTCCCGCGCCCAGGGTCTGGCCATCCTGAACCGTTCGGCGGTTGCCACTCCGGTCGTCGACATCGCTACCTATCTGGTGGATGTGGCGTGCTGGTATCTCGCCCCGCAGGTGCCGGTCGAAGTAGTGGCCCGCGGCCATGGCACCGTCTTTCGGGAACACGGATTTGATGTCGATGACGTGGCCTGGGCGATGATCCGTTTCAGCAACGGAACGGTGGTCGATATCGGCGTCTGTTATATGTTGCCGATGGGGTTTCCTACGACCGGACAGAGCATTCGCTTTGAGGTCTTCGGCACCGAAGGGGCCCTTCTCATTGACGACGACCATCGCGATCAGATGTTGTTTTCAGAGCGCGGTTATCGAAACTCGTACGCAACGAATCAGGAGTTGAACTTCGCGTTCCTCGGCAGCCGGACCACGGGTGAATGGGTCGGCGACACCATGTTCGGTCGATTGGCCAACGAAACCAGGTCATGGATCGACTATCTGGCGAGCGGATCCGATTGTTATCTCACCACGGTTCAGGAGGCTCGCCGGGTGGTCGCCGTGACGTCGGCTATCGAGCAGTCCCTGGCCACGGGCGAGTCCGTGCCGATCGACCAAGGCTGA
- a CDS encoding Gfo/Idh/MocA family oxidoreductase, giving the protein MDDRSDPHQPTEWSMMESLRVASVGLGWWGATLAEKATKAGISLVGCYARTPESRDEFAAAHGGRPAATLDELLSDPDVEAVMIATPHSTHADLVAEVAAAGKHVFVDKPFTLKVAEAKRAIRAAEQAGVVLQVGHNRRRQPATRRLKEMVDAGTLGMIHYAEANLSYPKGLTPRSGWRGDPAESPAGGMAGLGVHMADNLIYLLGRPARVAAFSKQIIAVRHLDDVTTANVEFESGPLAFLGSAMVIPDIARTAVWGTEAAAWNENDGEEFYFQPVGEKVREQQPVANLDTVADELEEFARNIRTGSRPETGGPEALEVVALFEGIVESAATGRVVDLDEVRARE; this is encoded by the coding sequence GTGGACGATCGGAGCGATCCCCACCAACCGACCGAATGGAGCATGATGGAATCGTTGAGAGTGGCCTCAGTTGGACTCGGTTGGTGGGGCGCCACGCTCGCCGAAAAGGCGACCAAGGCCGGTATCAGTCTTGTCGGTTGCTATGCCAGAACGCCGGAGAGCCGGGACGAATTTGCCGCCGCTCATGGCGGCCGACCCGCCGCAACACTCGATGAACTTCTATCGGACCCCGATGTCGAAGCGGTCATGATCGCTACTCCTCACTCCACCCATGCCGACCTGGTTGCAGAAGTAGCCGCCGCAGGCAAACACGTATTCGTGGACAAACCATTCACGCTGAAAGTCGCCGAGGCCAAGCGAGCGATCCGCGCCGCCGAGCAGGCGGGGGTCGTGCTTCAGGTTGGGCACAACCGACGTCGCCAACCAGCCACCCGGAGGCTAAAGGAGATGGTGGATGCGGGGACACTCGGCATGATCCACTACGCCGAAGCCAACCTTTCGTACCCTAAGGGACTCACACCGCGGAGCGGGTGGCGGGGCGATCCGGCCGAGAGTCCAGCTGGCGGCATGGCCGGGCTGGGAGTCCACATGGCTGACAATCTCATCTATTTGCTCGGGCGGCCGGCCAGAGTGGCAGCCTTCAGCAAGCAGATCATCGCAGTTCGCCACCTCGACGACGTCACAACCGCAAACGTTGAATTCGAGAGCGGACCGCTGGCGTTCCTTGGATCAGCCATGGTCATCCCCGACATTGCTCGCACCGCGGTATGGGGCACCGAAGCTGCTGCCTGGAACGAGAACGATGGCGAAGAGTTCTACTTTCAGCCGGTCGGTGAAAAAGTCCGAGAACAACAACCTGTCGCAAACCTTGATACCGTCGCTGACGAACTCGAAGAATTTGCCCGCAACATTCGCACCGGTAGCCGGCCCGAGACGGGTGGTCCAGAGGCGCTCGAAGTCGTCGCCCTGTTCGAAGGCATCGTCGAAAGCGCCGCGACCGGGCGGGTGGTGGATCTCGACGAAGTCCGCGCCAGAGAGTAG
- a CDS encoding VIT family protein → MAHLEQHMTHRIGWLRAAVLGANDGIVSTASLVIGVTAAHGTKSAVLIAGIAGLVAGAMSMAAGEYVSVSSQADTESADLAKETKELADDPEGELIELAGIYRSRGLEADLAREVASQLMAHDALGAHARDELGISEVMTARPIQAALASAATFTAGAALPLAAAALSPDAARVWVVAVMSLFFLALLGSVGARAGGAPLGRAAGRVTFWGALAMVVTALIGAAFGTIV, encoded by the coding sequence ATGGCGCATCTCGAGCAACACATGACCCATCGGATCGGCTGGCTTCGTGCCGCAGTACTTGGAGCCAATGACGGCATCGTGTCGACGGCCAGCTTGGTAATTGGCGTCACCGCGGCGCATGGAACCAAGAGCGCAGTTCTAATAGCCGGCATAGCTGGCCTCGTGGCTGGTGCGATGTCAATGGCAGCCGGAGAATACGTCTCAGTGAGTTCCCAGGCTGACACGGAATCCGCCGACCTGGCCAAAGAGACCAAGGAACTGGCAGACGATCCCGAGGGCGAACTCATCGAACTAGCCGGGATCTACCGTTCCCGCGGGCTTGAGGCCGATCTCGCCAGAGAAGTTGCCAGCCAGCTCATGGCCCACGATGCGCTCGGGGCCCACGCCCGCGACGAGCTCGGCATCTCAGAAGTCATGACCGCCCGCCCGATCCAGGCGGCGCTCGCTTCCGCGGCGACGTTCACGGCAGGAGCCGCCCTTCCCCTGGCAGCGGCAGCTCTATCCCCGGACGCCGCCCGGGTGTGGGTTGTGGCGGTGATGTCGCTCTTCTTTCTCGCCTTGCTTGGAAGCGTCGGCGCCAGGGCCGGAGGTGCTCCGCTAGGAAGGGCTGCCGGTCGGGTCACCTTCTGGGGTGCCCTGGCCATGGTCGTAACTGCGTTGATCGGCGCGGCGTTCGGCACAATTGTCTAG